In Oscillospiraceae bacterium, the genomic window ACACCGCAGTGCCTATCCTTAGTTGAATTTGAACAGCTTCCGGGCCAGACGATAGCACCCCAGCACCACTTTGTCGCCGCCGGGGACGCTCACATTGGTCACACCGCCCAGGCTCAGCACCACCGAGCGGTACACCTTGGGGCTCACATGGTCCTTCAGGTACTGCCACAGTTCCTTCTTTTTGGTGTAGGCCTCCGGGGTGCCGTCCAGCAGCAGGAAGATGTCGCTGACGGTCATCATCATGGACAGGTAGTGGAGCATATAGGCCCGCAGACGCTTTTCATGCTGCAGGGCATCCAGATCCTGACAGTCGATCATGTGCCTGGTGACCCGCAGCTGCTGGTCCACCCGCTTTACCATGACGCTCTCGTTGACGCTCTGGTCTGCACGGCCGATGAAGTAACGGTACAGGTCCAGGTCCATATAATACATGCTCTTGACATAGGGCAGGGGCTGGTACACAAAGATGTTGTCCACATAGAAGGTGTGCTTGGGCAGCACCATGCCGCACTGACGCAGCACCTGGGTGCGGTACATCACCGAGTGCATCAGCAGGTTCTGGTCCGGGCGGAAGTGGCCCACATGCATCCAGCTGAACAGCCGGTTCTGCGGGAACACATTGGTGTAGTGCACGGTATGGCTGGTGCCGTCCTCCACATGCTCATACACATAGTTGCAGATCATCAGGTCCGGGGCGGTGTGGTGCTCCACCAGAACCGCCAGCTTATCCAGCACCTTTTTCAGGGCCTCGGTGTCCAGCCAGTCGTCACTGTCCACCACCTTGTAGTACAGGCCCGTGGCGTTGCGGATGCCCTGGTTCACGCCCTCGCCGTGGCCGCCGTTCTCCTGATGGATGGCCTTGACGATGGTGGGGTACTTGGCGGCGTATTCGTCGCAGATGGCAGGGGTCTCGTCCTTGACCGAACCGTCATCCACCAGAATGATCTCGGCCCGCTCGCCGGCAGACAGCAGCGTCTCGATGCAGTGGCGCATATAAGCCGCCGAGTTGTAGCAGGGCACGGCAAAGGTAATGAGTTTCTGGTCCATATTCTAAATTGCTCCTTTAAATTCGATTTGCAGTTTCGGCGCACCGGGGGCCGCCGGATGGAGATATGTGTTCTTATTATAGCATTTTCAATCCTGAAAAGCTATGCCCGCCCCCAGATATCCCAGATTTTTCGCACCGTTCGGTTCAATGTGGTGTTTTTCTGTGCGCGCAGACACGGTTTTGTGGTATACTGGTAGCGTTTTGAGCACTCCGCGCACTGCGCGTTCACTGATTATAACGGAGGAAACCATGGAAACCCCGCACAGCATCCTGAAAAAATTTTTTGGCTACGACAGCTTCCGCCCCGGGCAGGAGCAGATCGTGCAGCGCCTGCTGGCCGGGCAGGACGTGCTGGCCGTGATGCCCACCGGTGCCGGTAAGTCCATCTGCTATCAGGTGCCCGCCCTGCTGCTGCCGGGCATCACGCTGGTGGTGTCGCCGCTGGTGAGTCTGATGAAGGATCAGGTGGGAGCTCTTGTGCAGGCCGGTGTGGCAGCGGCTTTTCTGAACAACAGCCTCACCGACAACCAGAAAGCCCTGATGCTACACCGCGCCCGCGAGGGCTGGTATAAGATCATCTATGTGGCCCCGGAGCGGCTGGAAATGCCAGGCTTCCAGCGCTTTGTGCAGGAGCAGCAGATCAGCATGGTCACGGTGGACGAGGCCCACTGCATCAGCCAGTGGGGGCAGGACTTCCGCCCCAGCTACCTGCGCATCCAGGCCTTCGTGGACAGCCTGCCCACCCGGCCGGTGGTGGGCGCATTCACGGCCACCGCCACCGCTCATGTGCGGGATGACATCCGTACCCATCTTGCCCTGCGCGATCCCTATGAGGTGACTGCCAGCTTCGACCGGCCCAACCTTTACTTTGCCACCCAGCGGGCCCTGCCCAGCGAAAAGCCTCGCCGCCTGCTGGAACTGGTGCTGCAGGAGGGCAATAACGCCGGTATCGTCTATTGCAGCACCACAAAACAGGTGGATGAGACTGCCCGCCTGCTGCAGAGCCGGGGCATCCGGGCGGCGGCCTACCACGCCAAGCTGGACGCCGACACCCGCCGCAGGAATCAGGATGATTTCCTCTACGACCGGGTGCAGGTGATGGTGGCCACCAACGCCTTTGGCATGGGCATCGACAAGCCCAATGTGCGGTTCGTCATCCATTATAATATGCCCAAGGATCTGGAGAGCTATTATCAGGAGGCCGGCCGTGCCGGGCGGGACGGTCAGCCCTCCCGCTGCACCCTGCTGTACTCCGGCACCGATGTGCGTACCATCCGTTTCTTCATCGACAAGGAGCTGGAAGCCGACAACGGCCTGCCTGCCGACGTCAAGGCCGAAGCCGCCCGCAAGGCCGAAGAGCGGCTCAAGTATATGACCTTCTATTCCACTACCCCGAAGTGCCTGCGGGGCTTTTTGCTGGAATACTTCGGCGAGGCCGCACCGAAAAAATGCGGCAACTGCTCCTGCTGTCTGGCAGCAGAGCAGGAAGCACAGCTGCAGCTGGAAACCTCCCGGCGGCGTGCGGCCGACAACGCCCACCGGCTGGAAAAGCCCCGCCGCACCAAGTCCACCGCCGGGGCCGCCCCGCTCAGCGAGGCCGACGAAAAACTGCTGAATGCCCTGTACGCCCAGCGCAAACGGCTGGCCGGCAAGCAGAATGTGCCTGCCTTTATGGTGTTCAGCGACGCCACTTTGCGGGAGATGGTGGAGAAAAAGCCTCTCAGTCTGGACGAGCTGCTGAACATCAGCGGCGTGGGCGAAAAGAAGGCCGCCCGCTACGGCACCACCTTCCTGCGCCTCATCGAAGATGCGGTGGAAAACCGGGAATGAGCCTCCCCGCTCCCCTTCCGACAAAAGAAAAAAGGCTCCCCCAAGGGGAGCCTTTCGTGTACCCTGTCGTGCAGCCCATCCGGGCCGCGGCAGGGTGTTTTTTAGTTCAGTATGATCTCGCCGTTCTCGT contains:
- a CDS encoding glycosyltransferase family 2 protein gives rise to the protein MDQKLITFAVPCYNSAAYMRHCIETLLSAGERAEIILVDDGSVKDETPAICDEYAAKYPTIVKAIHQENGGHGEGVNQGIRNATGLYYKVVDSDDWLDTEALKKVLDKLAVLVEHHTAPDLMICNYVYEHVEDGTSHTVHYTNVFPQNRLFSWMHVGHFRPDQNLLMHSVMYRTQVLRQCGMVLPKHTFYVDNIFVYQPLPYVKSMYYMDLDLYRYFIGRADQSVNESVMVKRVDQQLRVTRHMIDCQDLDALQHEKRLRAYMLHYLSMMMTVSDIFLLLDGTPEAYTKKKELWQYLKDHVSPKVYRSVVLSLGGVTNVSVPGGDKVVLGCYRLARKLFKFN
- a CDS encoding RecQ family ATP-dependent DNA helicase, with translation METPHSILKKFFGYDSFRPGQEQIVQRLLAGQDVLAVMPTGAGKSICYQVPALLLPGITLVVSPLVSLMKDQVGALVQAGVAAAFLNNSLTDNQKALMLHRAREGWYKIIYVAPERLEMPGFQRFVQEQQISMVTVDEAHCISQWGQDFRPSYLRIQAFVDSLPTRPVVGAFTATATAHVRDDIRTHLALRDPYEVTASFDRPNLYFATQRALPSEKPRRLLELVLQEGNNAGIVYCSTTKQVDETARLLQSRGIRAAAYHAKLDADTRRRNQDDFLYDRVQVMVATNAFGMGIDKPNVRFVIHYNMPKDLESYYQEAGRAGRDGQPSRCTLLYSGTDVRTIRFFIDKELEADNGLPADVKAEAARKAEERLKYMTFYSTTPKCLRGFLLEYFGEAAPKKCGNCSCCLAAEQEAQLQLETSRRRAADNAHRLEKPRRTKSTAGAAPLSEADEKLLNALYAQRKRLAGKQNVPAFMVFSDATLREMVEKKPLSLDELLNISGVGEKKAARYGTTFLRLIEDAVENRE